Proteins from a genomic interval of Asticcacaulis sp. AND118:
- a CDS encoding flagellar export protein FliJ: MAKWVKSLIRISTFEVETLQKRLAEVATRRTHVEMKISTLDAELALEIARAAQEAALSFDLTAYKTGWARRREQCVSELELIAHEEAGIRDALNGAYEELKKFEHVAETTRLSKIAAELKRENAAMDEAALRLRFAG; encoded by the coding sequence ATGGCTAAATGGGTAAAGTCTCTGATCCGTATTTCGACCTTCGAGGTCGAAACCCTTCAGAAGCGTCTGGCCGAGGTGGCCACCCGCCGTACGCATGTCGAGATGAAGATTTCGACTCTGGATGCCGAGCTGGCGCTCGAAATCGCCCGCGCCGCTCAGGAGGCCGCCCTCAGCTTCGATCTCACCGCCTACAAGACGGGCTGGGCGCGCCGCCGCGAACAGTGCGTGTCGGAACTGGAACTGATCGCGCACGAAGAGGCCGGCATCCGCGATGCCCTCAACGGCGCCTACGAAGAACTGAAGAAGTTCGAGCACGTCGCCGAAACGACTCGCCTGTCGAAGATAGCCGCCGAACTGAAGCGCGAAAACGCCGCCATGGACGAAGCCGCCCTGCGCCTGCGTTTCGCCGGTTAA